From the genome of Gemmatimonadota bacterium:
ATCCCTATCGGGCGTATCTCGATAATGTGCGACGCCGGTTGATGGCGCTCGGTTTTGAAGAGATGAAGGGTTCGCTGGTCGAGACCGAGTTTTGGAATATGGATGCCCTTTTTATGCCGCAGTTCCACGCGGCGCGCAATATTCACGATGCGTATTATGTGACGGAGCCGACGAAATCCCGAGAGGCTGAAGAACCCCATTTTTCCAGGGTTGCCGAGGCGCATCAAAACGGGGGTGAGACGGGTTCGCGCGGGTGGCGATATGAGTTCAATCCCGAGCAGTCGCGCCGCCTTATTTTGCGGAGTCAGGGTACTGCGCTTTCGGGGCGTACGCTTGCTTCAGAGCCGAATATCCCGGGTAAATATTTCGCTCTTGCGCGTTGCTTCCGCCCGGATGATGTCGATGCTACGCATGCGGCAGATTTTTTTCAGGCTGAGGGTATTGTTCTGGGCGAGGAGATAAATTTTCGCAGTTTGCTCGGTTTGCTCAAGTTGTTCGCCCTTGAGATCGCGCAGTCCGAAGATGTGCGCTATGTGCCCGATTATTTTCCTTTTACCGAGCCTTCGGTAGAACTTCAGGCGAAGCATCCCGTTCTGGGATGGATCGAACTCGGTGGCGCGGGTCTTTTTCGTCCTGAGCTTACACGACCTCTGGGGGTGGATGTTCCGGTTATTGCCTGGGGTCTGGGGGTTGATCGAATGGCGATGGTCGCGCTGGGTATTAACGATATACGCGATTTGTTCAGTACGGATTTGGATCTGGTCAGGAATACGCGGTAGATAAATATCAGGAATAAAAAATGCCAACAATTACTGTCAATAAACCCGATTTTGAACGTCTCGCAGGACAGGCTTATTCGTCGGAGAGTCTGAGTGCTGCGCTTGAAACGGCGAAGGCCGAGATTGATGCTGAAGAGGGCGATACGCTTCGCATTCAACTCAAGGATACCAATCGCCCCGATTTGTGGTCGGCAGAGGGGCTTGCGCGGTTGCTCAAAAGCCATCGGGAGAATGTTCAGCCTGAGTATTCTTTTTTCAATGCGTCTGGTGTATCGGAGGAACGGGAGGTTATTGTCGATCCCGCGTTGCAAAATGTTCGTCCCTATATTGCCGCTTTTGCATGTGGTGGTATTGCGATTGACGAAGCGGCGCTGGACGCGCTTATCGAGGCACAGGAAAAACTCGCCGATGGGTATGGGCGCGGTCGCAGTGTTGTTGCGATCGGGATTTACGATGCGTCCGATATTGTGTATCCCGTGCGATACGATGCGGTTGATCCCGATGCGACGGCTTTTGTTCCTCTGGAGTCTGAGTCTGAGATGTCTTTGCGACGAATTTTGTCCGATCATCCCACGGGCAGAACGTATGCACATCTTCTCGAGGGGAAGGATAAGTTTCCCCTGATCCGCGATTCGCGCGGCGAGGTTCTGTCCATGCCGCCTGTGATTAATAGCCAGAGTCTGGGGCGCGTTGAGGTGGGGGATGCGTTTTTGTTTTGCGAGGCGACGGGACCTGAACTCGACGCTATTCTTTTGTCTATGGCGATTATGGCGGTTAATATGGCTGACCGGGGTGCCCGCATTTATCCCGTGACTGTGCGCTATCCATATCACACGTCGAGGGGGCAGGTTGTGACGTGTCCCTATGATCTGACCGAGTCGTTAGAGGTCGATGTAGATGAGATTTACAAAGTGGTTGGGTCACCTGTTTCGATGGGGCAGATTCAGACTGCGCTCAACGCGATGGGTTACCGAGATGTTGATTTAGGAGAGCGGAGTATTAACGTGCGTCCAGCACCTTATCGCGACGATATTTTACATCCCGTGGATGTTGTGGAAGATGTTGTGATCGGCGTGGGGTACGAGGCTTTTGAACCCGAGATGCCCCGGGATTTTACGGTTGGCAAAGCCGCGCCAGAAGAGGATCTTGCAGATCGATTTCGCAATCTCATGGTTGGGTGTGGATTTCAAGAGGTCTTTTTGCCGATTCTCTGTTCTCAAAAAGAACAGACGGTGGATATGAATAATCCAGATGCACAGATTATTTCGATTTCAAATCCTATGTCCGAAAATTACAGCGCGATTCGAGGGTCGTTGTTGCCCGGTTTGCTCAAGACCGAAGCCACAAGTCGCCGCGCGCTGTACCCGCATCGAATTTTTGAAGTGGGTGAGGTGGGGGTTCTCGCTCCGGGAGAAAATTACGGTACGCGCACAGATATTCATCTTTGCGCGCTCGAAGCGAGTGACGAAGCCAATTTGTCTGGTGTTCAGAGCTATCTGGAGGTGTTGTCCTATTATTTTGATTTTGAATACGCGATTGCGCCGATTGAGCATCCCACATTTTTGCCTGGTCGCAGTGGCGAGATCTGTATAGACGAGCGCGTTTACGGGCTTATTGGTGAGATTCATCCCAGCGTTCTCGAAATCTGGGGTGTAAATTATCCCGTCAGCGCATTTGAGGTTGATATCCGCATTGTGTCTGATTAACGAATAGACGAATAGACGAATAGACGAATAGACGAATGGCGATACACACTGATACTGACTTACATCATGTCAGCACATGCTTTGGGAGGATGGGCGGGGTTCGTTGATTCGCAGATTCGTTGATTCGCAGATTGAGGGGTTTTATTATGGATAAGCTCAAAGTTGGTATTCTGGGTCTCGGTCGCGGTTTTACGCATTTTAGAAATTTCCTCGCGCTGGAAGAGGCAGAGGTTATCGGTGCTTGCGACCGCTTTCCTCGCTTGAGAGAACGCGCCGAGCAACATATAGCATCGGTTGGTGCATCGGCTCCGATCTTGCCCGAGTTTGACGATTTGCTCGATCTCAAGCCCGATGCTATTGTGGTTGCGACGAATGGGAAATTACAGGTGGAACACGGATGTGAGGCTATGCGAGCGGGGTGTCATGTGCTTTCGGAAGTGCCGGGGGCTTATACGCAGGAAGAGTGTATGAATTTGCGGCAGACCGTTGAGTACACAGGCAAAACTTATATGTTGGGAGAAAATACCTGTTATTGGGATTTTTTCCGCTATTTCCGTAAATGGGTTGCCGAAGATCGCTTTGGTCCCATTTCCATTGCCGAAGGCGAATATATTCACCATTTGCCGGCTACGCTTTTTCGTCCGGATAGTTCGCGTCATACGCCGACTCGAGCGCGGGCAGCCGGGTATGCGGATACAATGCCGATCTGGCGTGCCGATCAACCGCCTATTCAATACCTGACGCATGACCTGGGGCCATTGCTCGAAGTGATTGACGACCGCTGTGTTTCTGTCTCTTGCCGCAGCGCGCCATTCCGAAGTGCCGACGCGCCTCTGCGTTCCGACGGCCAGATCGCGGTGTTCGAAACAGCGAAGGGTGCGCTTATTAAAATTATGGTTACGCTGAATACGGCTCGACCTTCTGAACACCGATATCGCATTTTTGGCGTTGAGGGCGGTGCCGAATGGTTTAGCTATGAAAAACACGCTCGTCGTTTTTCCCGAGGGGCAGATCATCGCAGTGGTTGGGAGGTTTTACCTGTTGGTCTTGGCGCACATGGCGATGATACTTCTGCAGGGCACGGTGGCGCGGACTTAAAACTCGCCCGACATTTTACACAGTCTATTCTCGCTGGCAAGCCAGCGCCGATTGATGTGTATCGCGCTATTGAGTACTGCTTGCCGGGGATTTTGGCAAATAAATCCGCTGAGTTGGGCGGTGCGCCAGTTCCCATTCCGGATTTTCGCCTCACGCCATTTGAACACACAATTTTTTGGGATAGTTTGGGGCTTCCCGAACGCGATCCAGAATCCCGACCGTATCAGCCGCCTGGGTAGGTCGCTCAGTGGTCTAATCAAATAAGTTTTAACTCAATTCTACCAACAGAGCCGTCATCGCGGCATGGTCCCCTGCTTCAAACATGCAGGGGCATGCTTGAGCCGCGATCCAGAGGTTTTGCTACAAAAAAATCCGAATCATTGCGATTCGGATTTTTTTATGGGAATATGGTAAGTATTAGAACCGAACGTGTAAGCTGCTTGTAATCAGGCGCCCAATCCACGGCGAACCGACAAATGATCGGTATTCTTGATTTAGCACATTGCTGGCATTCAAATTTAAGGAGGTTGTGAAGCGGTCATTTGAAAGTGGCAACTGATAGGTCAAATTCAAATCCAGAACAGTATGAGAATCTACCTTGCCGACATATATACCCGATTGCATGGGGAAACCACCGCGATAGCGCAATTTTCCACTAATAGTGAGCGGTGTATTGGGCAATTGACAATCGATACCGATGTTAAATTTGTGCTTGGGCGCATTGAGGGCTATGTCGCCGATGTTGTCTAAATTGGGGAATAAGTCTTTGCTGACATAGGAATAATTGCCGGTAAAAGCCAATATTTCGTTTGGGTAATACGCAAATGATAGGTCAGCACCATAGAGTGTTATGCGACCAAAATTGCGAGGTGTGACTATTACTGCGGTGGGGTCTGCTGCCTGTTCGGGTGCTATGGTGCCAAAGGGGATCAGCGCGGTGTTGGATACAAATAACTGCGTCAATTCATCGATGCCTGTCCCATTGCCATTGCCAACCAACCCGAATTCTGGCTCGTTGAGATGATCTAAAAAAATGAGGACGAGTGCAAGGCTTGCATTGGCGGGGTCTTTCAAGTTTTCGGTAATCGCGTCTGTTAGAGCCTCGCTTAAGGGACCGGGTGCGAGAAATACGTTAGGCGTTTCAATCCGCAATGGGCTGACAAAATTTTTGATTCTGGTCTGATAGACATCGGCTGCCAGAATGAGTTTGTTTTTTACGATGCCTTTGTATCCCACTTCAAAGGTTTCTGTGGTGGTTGATCCGATTTTGCTTATGTCTGTCACCGCATTGGCGAGGTCGGGTATGGGATCGAATCCCTGAGTTTCCGTATTCAATATCGCAGCCGTATTTTGCAAACCCGGCAGTTGTTCTGGAATAACTCCGGGAAATATCCCGACGAGTTGTTCGATCATTGCAGTAGCCTGATCTGGTGATAGCCCAAGCCCGTCTGCGAGAAGCTCTATTGCCAGAGGTTCAAATTGTGCCAATAGGCCATCCAGTATTACTCCTCTGGCAGCGCCCCACATCAAATTGGTGCCCTGGGGGTCGTGAAGAGAGAAGTAGTGATCTTTTGACAGGTCCGCTATGGGCGCAAAGGACGTTCGAAACATGGGTAGCCCATTGTCGTCTCTGCGAAATGTGAACCCCGTGCCGGCATTACCCTGTGCGCGAAGGTCAATTGCTGGACTAAATCCCAATATCGGGCTGAAACTTGTCCCCAGCATAAAGACGTCTGGGACGCCGATTCGATCTACAAACAAGTCTGGGGTTGAGGGCGTGCTAAATGCTCGGTTATATGTCAATCGCAGGGTGTTGAACGGGCTGGGTTTAATGACCAGTGCTGCGCGGGGTGAGAAAAACAGGTCTTCGATATGGCTGTGTTTGTCGATACGCCCGGCCACTACCAGATCGATTTGATCGCTCAGGTTGGTTTCGCTTTGCAGGTAGATCCCGTATTCATCGATATCGTCATCGTCTTCATGCATGCCGTGTACTGTGCCCTGTGTTTTTGGCCGGGTGAGCAGTACATCGGCGCCATAAGCAAAGTGTTGTTTCTGGCCCAAACTGGCATTGTGTTGCAATTGCAAGACCA
Proteins encoded in this window:
- a CDS encoding TonB-dependent receptor, yielding MRVLYILAFVLWNSYSVVAQDFGSLTGKVETEDGEALFAANIVVKGPAIQGTRGTITNERGSYRIDRLPPGIYEIAISYIGYETIVATGVKIRPGESITRNFKLTAVALIGQQVVVSASRKQEKALDAPASISIVDASEIRNREVLTMSEYVKTLPGVDYAQTGISQGSMVVRGFNKVFSGALLTLVDNRIARIPSLRLNAYDLIPLTSDDIERIEIVLGPGSALYGPNSANGVMHIITRSPFGSEGNTISISGGQRSVRKLSLRHASSLNNKIGIKISGGYVATHDWEYVDPLEVETRGFNPRDYSTERTNGEFRLDFRPTDDLTLIGSVGYSKMSGLQQTDLGAGQAKDWTYSFYQGRLLYRGWFAQVFYNTSDAGDTELITAGDPIIDNSHLMVLQLQHNASLGQKQHFAYGADVLLTRPKTQGTVHGMHEDDDDIDEYGIYLQSETNLSDQIDLVVAGRIDKHSHIEDLFFSPRAALVIKPSPFNTLRLTYNRAFSTPSTPDLFVDRIGVPDVFMLGTSFSPILGFSPAIDLRAQGNAGTGFTFRRDDNGLPMFRTSFAPIADLSKDHYFSLHDPQGTNLMWGAARGVILDGLLAQFEPLAIELLADGLGLSPDQATAMIEQLVGIFPGVIPEQLPGLQNTAAILNTETQGFDPIPDLANAVTDISKIGSTTTETFEVGYKGIVKNKLILAADVYQTRIKNFVSPLRIETPNVFLAPGPLSEALTDAITENLKDPANASLALVLIFLDHLNEPEFGLVGNGNGTGIDELTQLFVSNTALIPFGTIAPEQAADPTAVIVTPRNFGRITLYGADLSFAYYPNEILAFTGNYSYVSKDLFPNLDNIGDIALNAPKHKFNIGIDCQLPNTPLTISGKLRYRGGFPMQSGIYVGKVDSHTVLDLNLTYQLPLSNDRFTTSLNLNASNVLNQEYRSFVGSPWIGRLITSSLHVRF
- a CDS encoding Gfo/Idh/MocA family oxidoreductase — protein: MDKLKVGILGLGRGFTHFRNFLALEEAEVIGACDRFPRLRERAEQHIASVGASAPILPEFDDLLDLKPDAIVVATNGKLQVEHGCEAMRAGCHVLSEVPGAYTQEECMNLRQTVEYTGKTYMLGENTCYWDFFRYFRKWVAEDRFGPISIAEGEYIHHLPATLFRPDSSRHTPTRARAAGYADTMPIWRADQPPIQYLTHDLGPLLEVIDDRCVSVSCRSAPFRSADAPLRSDGQIAVFETAKGALIKIMVTLNTARPSEHRYRIFGVEGGAEWFSYEKHARRFSRGADHRSGWEVLPVGLGAHGDDTSAGHGGADLKLARHFTQSILAGKPAPIDVYRAIEYCLPGILANKSAELGGAPVPIPDFRLTPFEHTIFWDSLGLPERDPESRPYQPPG
- the pheT gene encoding phenylalanine--tRNA ligase subunit beta; this translates as MPTITVNKPDFERLAGQAYSSESLSAALETAKAEIDAEEGDTLRIQLKDTNRPDLWSAEGLARLLKSHRENVQPEYSFFNASGVSEEREVIVDPALQNVRPYIAAFACGGIAIDEAALDALIEAQEKLADGYGRGRSVVAIGIYDASDIVYPVRYDAVDPDATAFVPLESESEMSLRRILSDHPTGRTYAHLLEGKDKFPLIRDSRGEVLSMPPVINSQSLGRVEVGDAFLFCEATGPELDAILLSMAIMAVNMADRGARIYPVTVRYPYHTSRGQVVTCPYDLTESLEVDVDEIYKVVGSPVSMGQIQTALNAMGYRDVDLGERSINVRPAPYRDDILHPVDVVEDVVIGVGYEAFEPEMPRDFTVGKAAPEEDLADRFRNLMVGCGFQEVFLPILCSQKEQTVDMNNPDAQIISISNPMSENYSAIRGSLLPGLLKTEATSRRALYPHRIFEVGEVGVLAPGENYGTRTDIHLCALEASDEANLSGVQSYLEVLSYYFDFEYAIAPIEHPTFLPGRSGEICIDERVYGLIGEIHPSVLEIWGVNYPVSAFEVDIRIVSD